Below is a genomic region from Ictalurus punctatus breed USDA103 chromosome 12, Coco_2.0, whole genome shotgun sequence.
ATCTACACACAGTAGGTGgagcttgttttatttatattattgtttttattctgttttcctTTTAAGTGACTTTTTTGTGTTACACGTTGTTTTGTGTACGAGTTTTTTGTTAATGTGTTCCAGTAGAAACTAACGACACACATACTAAATAAAACTCAGTCCTCTTttctatgaaaaataaaactgctGCCTTTATGTAACTcacgtgcgcgcgcgcacacacacacacacacacacacacacacacacacacacaaatgcacttCAAAATTTAGTGATATACTGTTTTTTAATTTCGATACAGCAGTCAGACTGTGTTAGAGACGTCGCAGTGTTACACCACCACGGCCTCATGCACTTTATACACACATTCCTGCAAAcaagcttttgtgtgtgtgtgtgtgtgtgtgtgtgtgtgtgtgaggctaaGCCTGATTTCTAATTCCCTTCATTTAATCAGCTGTGATACTTTACACTAAACAAAGAGAACCATTCAgctctgagagagagtgagtgagtgagtgagggagggagagagagagagagagagaaatgaagcgAGGGATAGAGGGACAAAGAGGGAGGAGGGAGACTGCAGCTTTACAGAGATCCACAACCAGGAGATAGATGGTACTGGACAATTATTAGGTCTTGTTTCTCCACTTCATTCCCAGATCAGACAATTAACTAAGATTAATTAGAAAATGCAAAGCTGATCACTCACAGAATATCAATCtgtaaaaatgtgaaaacaatTTTTAATCAACTGTGAAAGAGTGAAAACAGATTCAGACCAAGAAAAATTTACAAGATTCAGCTCAAAAACTACCAGCTGACTACTACCAATGCACAAACTGCCAGGTCTCAACTCCAGATCACCAGATCCACATTCATGGTGACCGCATCCACATTTAATACCACTTGATATCAACCCAACagatccagaaaaaaaaaaacaatatccaAATATAAAATCGCCAGATCCATATTGACCACACCCAAACCCCAAACAGTAACACCCAGATTTACATTGACCAGATGCATGTTTACAATTACTGGATCCAAAGTGACTATTACTTCCATAATCAAAACTACCAGATCCACATGTACAATGACCAGGTCCAGGTCTAAAACCACTTAATCTAGATCTCAAACAACCAAGACAAGCTCTTAAACCACAAAATCTATATCCACCCATATCAGCTCTAAACCTACCGGATCCAAACAGATCCCATCCAAACCAGAGACTAACTGATCCACACATGCAGTAACCAGATCCAAATGTATAATGACCAGATCCACATCTGTAATAACCAGATCTGAATGACCACATCCAAACCCCAAACGGTAATACCCAGATTTACATTGACCAGATGCATGTTTACAATTATTGGATCTCAAGTGACTATTTCCAAAATCAAAACTACCAGATCCACATGTACAATGACCAGATCCAGATCTACAACCACCTAATCTAGATCTCAAACAACCAAGCAGAGATCTTAAACCACAAAATCTATTTGCAACCATATTTGCAATATCCAGATTCAAATATAATCAGATCCACATTTGTAATAATAAGATCCAAATGTTTGCTATGCTAACAAAATTGGCTGCAAGGGTGTCGCTATGATATTCCAGTTGGTCGCTAGGCGGTTGCTGTGTGGCCGTCATGGTGTCCCAGGTGGTTGCCATGATGTTTCTAGATGTTCCAGTATGATCCAAGGTGGTCGCAAGGTTGTAGCTAGTTGGTTGCTAAGGAGACTCAGCTGGTTGCCAACACTGGTTGGTTGGGAGGGTTTAGTAGGTGGAACAGTGCAGTGTTAATTGTCCTCAGTACAGCTGAttaaagaaaagctgaaatcccacaaaagcacaaaatgtattcagtgtatTTTTCCAATAGAAGAACTCCTCTAACTCCTAAGAGTTTTGTGGTTCTACGTCAAGATGTGACCcatgaaaacagaaagaaatgaataataataataataataataatattgcgaACACTTACTACTCGTAATCTCATTTACTACGACTTTATCCACAATCCAAATAAACATTCAGATTTAGAACAAACAGGTCAACACTTTCTGTACATGGTCATTATAAATCTGATCTAAAACTCATAttcaaagtaaaaaacaaaccccGTAGAATCAGATTTAACAATCCGACCATGATCTAAAACAGTGAAGAGAGAAAACAactgaaatacatttacatCAACACTACTTTAGAAATATACAGTTTCATTAAATATTAACTCGTTCAGTGATTGAGATCCACATGTGTCTGCAGAACACATGACATTATTCAAGATCCTTCCCTCAGtaactttatatttatactcAGATATTCTGCATCTTCTGTCGAGATTTAATGACAAACAGCCCAGAACTCACCAGATCCAGAGCTactagtttatttatttcaacatcCTACAGGAAAATTGAGCTTTACTGAAACATCCGAGCTCTTTTCAAGAGAAACCAAACATAATGGCTCCGGATATCTtttatacaaaaacatttactgtgttacattaataataaaaccaacTAAAATCCCCTTCACAATGAAAACGTGACTGTACTGCCTCTAGTGGAGAGAGTTACTcactgcacacatacacacactgaggcCATTGTACAGGATGAgtactggtgtgtgtttatttgtgtgtttattttaaaccagAGACCCTTGCTGATGATTAagtttacatgtgtgtgttttagcattAATCGCTGTTTACAGATTCACCAGTGTTTCGTTCCCAGTCAGAACACTGAGACTgtatcaatgtgtgtgtgtgtgtgtgtgtgtgtgttagtcagTGATGATAAGCTCGTCACAGCCCCAGTCCTCATAGCTCCCGTCAGGCAGATACCTCCGGATGATGATAGGGATTTTTCTGCCTCTGTAAACCACACAATGAATAAGGTTTAAACACTACCTCAATGTCTGAACACCAGAATAAAGGTTTCAGTGTTCGAATACTAACTCCTGTTCCACACTTCCTGTTCAACAGGAAACAGGAGAACGTGGTACTGTAAACCAGACAATACATTCAAACTATTATAAGTCTCATGGCTGctagttctggactgtgattggtcagaaggtgttgattagttctctataacagcagctcagacagtagcacaggtttatattaatacactccctctgatatgttatcgtttctatagtaacagttcataCACAAGGACGTGTGCAGCGCACGCTTCActggtttaaaaagaaaaatgtgtgtaacaGTGAAACAATATGGGGAAGTGTGTAAAGTCAAtcaggagaaatgtgtttatgtaacatttatggaaggagtctccagtgtcagtgttgtgtaacagtcagaggtaacgctGTAATGCTAATTcttcccacatcttcaggacagaggagtttacacgtCTTTATGATTTCTCTGAAACATGACAAGTTGctatttgtttttatcttattaactttgagagGGAATAAAAAGAGGGAATAGAAAGAccgggaatagagagagggaatagagagagaataaaaagagggggcatagagagagagaataaagagagaaaagaaagcaagagaataaagagagagaataaaaaggggaaacagagagaatagacgagagaaaagaaagagagggggaatagagagggggaatagagagaataaagagacaaaagagagaaaagagagagaatagcgagagagaacagagacagagaatagagagagaataaagagagaataaaaagggggaatagagagagaatagagtgagagaaaagaaagagagggggaagagagaataaagagacaaaagaaagagagaaaagagagaatagcgagagagaacagagacagagaatagagagagaataaagagagggaataaagagagggaatagagagatggGGTATagagagaggaataaagagagaatacagagagaaaagaaagacaatagaaagagagaatacagagggggaacagagagagaatagagagggggaatagagagagagaatagagagagggaataaagagagaatacagagagaaaagaaagaatagaaagagaaaagaaagacagaaaagagagggggaatagagagagagaatagagagagggatggtgagggagtgagtgtttatagctgctataatgtaagtgagaaaagGAACTAACTCACTGTCCAGTATTAAAAGTATGGCGTGCTCTTTAATAAGTATAAAATTGTAAGTGTTggtaaactgctgtggtgtaagaggaatgtGCTGGGGattggggatgtgctgttagaggaaaataatcaacatcagtATGAAAGTAACAGAAAgtccacttcatcacacacacacacacacaccccattacTAAGGGTTtttatgcatgtttgttttactGATTATTACAGTTAATTACAGGCAGAAATCATGGGGTTTTACTGTGTATACACAACTTAGTCTTAAAAACAGaatagttaaaaataaaaactgtttgtTGAAATATAGAGTATATATAGatcaattaaatattaaactagAATTGAGATTTTttagaagaaaatgtgagtggtgtttGCCCATGAAAATTCTGACATGCCGCTGCACATGTGGGCCAGTAGGGGGCGCTACATGTGTATCTACATGGCTATCTGTAAGATTGCATTTCACTtgagttttaatgttataagcTTTATGGAAGTccgaatacccataatgcagttCTCCTCACTGAGCCGAGTGCATTTGTATCATGTGTTTGTTGCGGCAGTTTTGTGATTCcaaataagtaagtaaacacTAAAGTagtccaaaaaataaaatataaagttacaaatacaatataaagttaaaaaatatatactgaaAAATATGAATCTAGTTAAAATATAAAGTGTAgatataaagaaattaaatataaaatgaactCAAGATAAAGGCGTTTGTCCCAAAGTGTACAGTGCATAAATAGTGCGTAAATGTACAGTGCGTAAATAGCAAACACTTTAATTAGTTTCTGAGTAACCATGGAGACGGTTCAGGGAGTGGGTGATGTCTCCATCTGGTGGTGACTGTTGGAGTTGTCATTGTGGTGGTGATGGAGAACGTAAATAATTTGGGAAAACAATGAGTATCAAAATATTTAGTTTAATTTCTATACACTAATAACTCCACAGTGTCACTGTACTGAAAACTGTATTTactaaatattataaatatacactACAGAGAAATTTTAACATCAGATGATTTACATTTCTGAgagcacacacgcacgcacaccccgaCACACGGTTTGAACGTCAAGTATAAATtagtataaattataataaGTGCGGCATTTAccaaattattaataataataataataataataataataataataataatatggtgtgtgtgcatgtatgtgtgtgagagacgtACTTAAGCTCCTTCATGGCGATCTGCAGAGGGTCTGTCTCTCCTTCCAACTCCACCATTACTGGTGCACACATCCTGtgtgaacaggaagtgacatcactcAACGTTTACTGGCTTAccattataatattaatacagTGAGATGGTATGCATCAAGTGAATATGTATGTGAGAGAACAGATACAATCActggtcactttattaggaacaccagtacATATCTATGTAATCAttccatcagccaatcacgtgatTCATTATTTATGCCAGTTATCATAAGGTTATGAGTTTATATCCCAATTAAAGCATACTTGAGTAagacctttaaccctcaacCTCTCAGCTGTTTCCTGTGTTGTTTCAgctaaatgagatgaatgtaaatAATTGCACGAAAGAGCAAGTGTTTCTATTAAAATGgacagagaatgtgtgtgtgtgtgtgtgtgtgtgtgactagcAAGAACAACCTCTAGATCAAGGGTtgccaaacttttccagggcaaggccccccaaatggcattaacatttgaccgaggcccccttttgcaagatgtctttaaaacacattaaacatacagacttctgaatatatcccccttttttaattaatatttacatctttacattacatatttatttttcacagcaaattgttgaggccccccgggcacCCCCTGGCCCCacctttgaaaaccactgctctagatatctgtcctcatcctactccacctctctgctgctttcgacactgtgaaccatcagatccacctgtcaactctctccagcctggacatcactggaacggttctgcgctgggtggaatcctatctctctgacagatccttcaaggtatcatggagggcaggtatttctgaaactcagcaactcactactggcgttccacaggggtcagttctgggtccactcctcttttctatctacaccacatgtctagggcaggtgattgagtctcatggcttctcatatcattgctatgctgatgacacccagctctatttgtccttccagcctgacgatccatctgtctctgcacgcatctctgcttgcctgtcggacatctcggacTGGATGAAGGAACaccatcttaaacttaacctggcaaaatctgagcttctcgtcatcccagcctgtccctcaatcaaccacaacctcactgtacagcttggctcactcacactcaagccaaccaggacggccaggaaccttggggtgactctTGAgtacagcttgacctttacagaccacatctgaacaactgcacggtcctatAGGCTCAtactgtacaacatcaagaaaatcagaccctacctcaccgaacaggctacacagatactagtccaggcgcTTGtcatctctaaactggactactgctactcactactctcgggccttcCAGCCAGCTCCaccaaaccccttcagatgattcagaatgctgcagcatgcctcgtcttcaaccagcccaagagaacccatgtcacacccctcttcatctccctccactggcttcctgcagccgcccgcatcaaattcaaggccttgatgctcacctacaagaccttgtcaggaacagcgccccctacctcaactctctcgtgaaggcttacgttccctctcgcaatctgtgATCGATCAGCGACCAGCGCTTAGTAATATCTACCAAGtgtggctcaagatccctttccagaacattcaaactaactgttcctcagtggtggaatgaacttccaacctcaatccggaccgcagaatctctcactatcttcaaaaaacagctaaagacccacctctaaTGTGAACATCTAACCTAAAAAAACATCTACaaaattttgtatatatatatttttaatctgcacctctactctgtgcactttgcttcttctggaactcaattaaagatcttgtacagtagcactaattgtattgttctctgcttgatatatcgctttgcttgtattttctcatttgtaagtcgctttggataaaagcttctgctaaatgaataaatgttatgtaaaatgtgtgtgtgtgtgtgtgtgtatttacgcAATCTGTAGTGCTCTAGTGCCCAGCACTCTGGCTCTCTCGTATTTGGTCATGTACGGTGTAGTGATCCTCTTCTGATTGGCCTGCTGTCCTTCTCCTGCAGGGAGGATCTGTACGTTCTCCTGatcctcctacacacacacacacacacacacacacacacacacacacacaatgaattGAGAGTATGATGAATAGTATGCTTTCACATTACTAATAACTAAACTATGGATTGGTGATAAATCTTACATCCTCCACGTTCTCCAGATCGTCCAGACCTTCATCCTCCTCCACATCATCAAAATCTCCATCATCAAAACTGTtaaccccacacacacgcacacagacacacagacacacacacacacacacacacacacacacacagacagacagacacacagacagagacacacacgcacacagacagagacagagacacacacacacagagacacacacacacagacagagacacacacacagacagagacacacacacacagacagagacacacacacacagacagagacacacacacacagacagagacacacacagacagagacacacacagacagagacacacacagacagagacaaagacacacagagacaaagacacacagagacaaagacacacagagacagacacacacagacaaagacacacacagacagagacagagacacacacagacagagacagagacacacacagacagacagagacacacacagacagacagagacacacacagacagacagagacacacacagacagacagagacacacacagacagacagagacacacacagacagacagagacacacacagacacacacacacacagacagacagacagacacacagacagacagacacacagacagacagacacacacacacacacacacacacagacacacacacacagacacacacacacagacacacacacacagacacacacacacacacacacacacacacacacacacagacacacagacagagacacacagacacacagacacacacagacacagacacacagacacacacagacacagacacacacacacacacacacacacacacacacacacacacacacacacacacactgatttgaCTCTGTGATCATGTGAAGAGTCTCAGCTCCACTTTCAGCTTTTATGTTACACTGTTATTGTAAAACAAACTGTAATACTTCATTCTAGGATCAGATCAACTTCTACAACactttataatataaaat
It encodes:
- the polr2f gene encoding DNA-directed RNA polymerases I, II, and III subunit RPABC2 — its product is MSDNEDNFDDGDFDDVEEDEGLDDLENVEDEDQENVQILPAGEGQQANQKRITTPYMTKYERARVLGTRALQIAMCAPVMVELEGETDPLQIAMKELKGRKIPIIIRRYLPDGSYEDWGCDELIITD